Proteins encoded together in one Gallus gallus isolate bGalGal1 chromosome 18, bGalGal1.mat.broiler.GRCg7b, whole genome shotgun sequence window:
- the LLGL2 gene encoding LLGL scribble cell polarity complex component 2 isoform X7 translates to MRRFLRPGHDPVRERLKRELFQFNKTVEHGFPHQPSALGYSPFLHLMAIGTRSGAIKLYGAPGVEFMGLHEENNTVMQIHFIPDQCQLVTLLDDNSLHLWSLKQHSGACELREDHHFTLKGPPGSPPSATQITAVLPHSAREVLYLGTESGNIFVVELPSFRVLEDKTITSEAVLQWIPEDYCSRRSCELVEALREHPKNPDQILIGYSRGLIVLWDRQNNKVTHHFLGSQQLENLYWQRDGSIFISCHYDGSYTRWPVSNDNRQSLPLENIVPYGPFPCKAISKIYWQTTRNGLPYVIFQGGMPRASYGDRHSISVIHGSQQTAFDFTSRVIDFFVIFSSEPTAESDDPSAMVVLAEEELIVIDLKSVGWPAVHPPYLASLHCSAITCSHHVSNIPLKLWERIISAGSKQNVHYSNMPWPIDGGTNIAPDPPQRDLLLTGHEDGTVRFWDASGVCLHLLYKLSTVRVFLTDADPNDNMNTVGEDEWPPLRKVGTFDPYSDDPRLGIQKIYLCKYSGYLAVAGTAGQVLVMELNDEDAEHVVDQVEADLLQDQEGYRWKGHEKLKIRDGPVRFEAGFQPFVLVQCQPPAVVTSLALHSEWKLVAFGTSHGFGLFDHQQKRLVFVKCTLHPSDQLALEGPLSRVKSLKKSLRQSFRRIRRSRVSSRKRRGGGGNTSETHEANGKFEQDMLQEMELAPVQRKIEARSAEDSFTGFVRTLYFADTFLRDSSRHCPSLWAGTNGGTVFAFCLRVPPAERRMDEPVRAEQAKEIQLMHRAPVVSVLVLDGRNIPLPEPLEVAHDLSKSPDMQGSHQLLVVSEEQFKVFTLPKVSSKLKLKLTALEGCRVRKVMVANFGSCKTDDYSENDLAVLTNLGDVQIISLPFLKLQIRYPCIRKEDVSGIASCVFTKYGQGFYLISPSEFERFSLSTKWLVEPRCVVDVPEVSSNNHMHSRSVMENASRKSRVSGRSSGDYGEDERNCGRLMDHALLNDEKVLREIQSTLEGGRGSYAERNLARSPVEHRLNNGGAD, encoded by the exons ATATGGTGCTCCTGGGGTGGAGTTCATGGGTTtacatgaagaaaacaatactGTAATGCAGATTCACTTTATACCTGACCAG TGCCAGCTGGTGACATTACTGGATGATAACAGCTTGCATCTCTGGAGCCTGAAGCAGCACAGTGGAGCATGTGAGCTGCGGGAAGATCATCACTTCACATTGAAAGGGCCACCCGG CTCTCCGCCAAGTGCCACACAGATAACAGCTGTCCTTCCCCACTCCGCACGGGAAGTCCTGTACCTTGGCACAGAGAGCGGCAACATCTTCGTGGTGGAGCTGCCATCCTTCAGAGTCCTGGAGGATAAGACCATAACCtctgaggctgtgctgcagtg gatACCTGAAGATTACTGTAGCAGACGATCATGTGAATTGGTAGAAGCCCTTCGGGAGCATCCTAAAAACCCTGACCAGATCCTGATTGGGTACAGCAGGGGCTTGATTGTCCTCTGGGACCGGCAGAATAACAAAGTGACACATCATTTCCTGGGCAGCCAG CAACTGGAGAACCTCTACTGGCAGAGGGATGGCAGTATATTCATTAGTTGCCATTATGATGGAAGTTACACCCGGTGGCCAGTATCCAATGACAACAGGCAGTCTCTGCCTCTGGAAAACATTGTGCCTTATG GTCCTTTTCCGTGCAAGGCCATCTCCAAGATCTACTGGCAGACAACAAGGAATGG GCTTCCTTACGTTATATTCCAAGGAGGGATGCCCCGGGCTAGTTATGGTGACCGGCATAGTATCTCTGTTATCCATGGCAGCCAGCAAACAGCCTTTGACTTCACATCACGAGTGATAGACTTCTTTGTCATCTTCAGTTCAGAGCCTACTGCAG AGTCTGATGACCCTTCTGCTATGGTGGTGCTGGCAGAAGAAGAGCTGATAGTTATAGACTTAAAATCTGTAGGCTGGCCAGCAGTCCATCCTCCATACTTGGCTTCTCTCCACTGCTCAGCCATCACTTGCTCACACCATGTCTCCAACATCCCACTGAAACTCTGGGAGAGGATTATCAGTGCTGGGAGCAAGCAGAATGTTCACTACTCAAATATG CCATGGCCGATTGATGGTGGCACCAACATAGCTCCTGATCCTCCTCAGAGGGACTTGCTTCTAACAGG GCACGAAGATGGCACTGTGCGGTTTTGGGATGCATCTGGTGTCTGCTTACATCTCCTTTATAAGCTAAGCACAGTGAGAGTATTTCTCACAGATGCTGATCCCAATGATAATATGAACACAGTGGGTGAGGATGAATGGCCTCCACTTCGCAAG GTTGGTACTTTTGACCCTTATAGTGATGATCCTAGACTTGGGATCCAGAAGATCTACCTGTGTAAATACAGCGGATACTTGGCTGTAGCTGGTACAGCTGGGCAG gTACTGGTGATGGAACTGAATGATGAAGATGCAGAACATGTTGTTGATCAAGTTGAAGCAGATCTCTTGCAGGACCAAGAGGGCTATCGATGGAAAGGTCACGAGAAACTGAAGATTCGAGATGGACCTGTTCGATTTGAAGCTGGTTTTCAGCCTTTTGTCCTTGTCCAATGTCAACCACCAGCTGTTGTCACCTCATTGGCCCTTCACTCTGAATGGAAGCTTGTAGCCTTTGGTACTAGCCATGGGTTTGGGCTGTTTGATCACCAGCAGAAACGACTGGTTTTTGTCAA ATGTACACTTCATCCCAGTGATCAGTTGGCTTTAGAAGGCCCACTGTCTCGGGTGAAGTCCTTGAAAAAGTCCCTCCGTCAGTCATTCAGGCGGATTAGAAGAAGCCGAGTGTCCAGTAGGAAGCGGCGAGGAGGTGGTGGAAATACCTCAGAG ACACACGAAGCAAATGGCAAATTTGAACAAGACATGTTGCAGGAAATGGAACTGGCTCCAGTCCAGCGGAAGATTGAAGCCCGATCTGCAGAAGACTCTTTCACTGGCTTTGTGCGCACTTTATATTTTGCTGATACCTTCCTAAGAGACA GCTCCCGCCACTGCCCATCCTTGTGGGCAGGCACCAATGGAGGTACagtctttgccttctgtttacGTGTTCCGCCAGCAGAGAGAAGGATGGATGAACCTGTCAGGGCAGAGCAAG CCAAAGAAATTCAGCTGATGCACAGGGCTCCTGTTGTGAGTGTACTTGTCTTGGATGGGCGCAACATACCTCTCCCAGAACCTCTGGAAGTAGCACATGACCTTTCTAAGAGCCCTGATATGCAAGGCAGCCATCAACTACTGGTGGTATCCGAAGAGCAATTTAAG GTCTTTACACTGCCCAAGGTTAGCTCAAAACTGAAGCTCAAACTGACAGCACTGGAAGGCTGTAGAGTACGAAAAGTGATGGTTGCTAACTTTGGCAGCTGCAAGACTGATGATTACAGTGAAAATGACCTGGCTGTCCTGACTAACCTGGGAGATGTTCAGATCATCTCACTGCCCTTCCTGAAGTTACAGATTCGCTACCCTTGCATTCGTAAAGAGGATGTGAGTGGCATTGCATCCTGTGTTTTCACTAAATATGGCCAAG GCTTCTATCTCATCTCACCATCGGAGTTTGAGAGGTTTTCCCTTTCTACCAAATGGTTAGTGGAGCCCCGGTGTGTTGTGGATGTGCCAGAAGTTTCAAGCAACAATCACATGCACAGTAGGTCTGTCATGGAGAATGCTTCAAGAAAATCCAG ggTTTCAGGAAGAAGTTCAGGTGACTATGGAGAAGACG aaaggaattgTGGGAGGCTGATGGATCATGCCTTACTCAATGATGAAA AAGTTCTGAGGGAGATCCAAAGTACTCTGGAGGGGGGAAGAGG GAGCTATGCAGAAAGAAATTTGGCAAGAAGTCCAGTAGAGCACAGACTAAATAATGGAGGAG CAGACTGA
- the LLGL2 gene encoding LLGL scribble cell polarity complex component 2 isoform X8: MAIGTRSGAIKLYGAPGVEFMGLHEENNTVMQIHFIPDQCQLVTLLDDNSLHLWSLKQHSGACELREDHHFTLKGPPGSPPSATQITAVLPHSAREVLYLGTESGNIFVVELPSFRVLEDKTITSEAVLQWIPEDYCSRRSCELVEALREHPKNPDQILIGYSRGLIVLWDRQNNKVTHHFLGSQQLENLYWQRDGSIFISCHYDGSYTRWPVSNDNRQSLPLENIVPYGPFPCKAISKIYWQTTRNGLPYVIFQGGMPRASYGDRHSISVIHGSQQTAFDFTSRVIDFFVIFSSEPTAESDDPSAMVVLAEEELIVIDLKSVGWPAVHPPYLASLHCSAITCSHHVSNIPLKLWERIISAGSKQNVHYSNMPWPIDGGTNIAPDPPQRDLLLTGHEDGTVRFWDASGVCLHLLYKLSTVRVFLTDADPNDNMNTVGEDEWPPLRKVGTFDPYSDDPRLGIQKIYLCKYSGYLAVAGTAGQVLVMELNDEDAEHVVDQVEADLLQDQEGYRWKGHEKLKIRDGPVRFEAGFQPFVLVQCQPPAVVTSLALHSEWKLVAFGTSHGFGLFDHQQKRLVFVKCTLHPSDQLALEGPLSRVKSLKKSLRQSFRRIRRSRVSSRKRRGGGGNTSETHEANGKFEQDMLQEMELAPVQRKIEARSAEDSFTGFVRTLYFADTFLRDSSRHCPSLWAGTNGGTVFAFCLRVPPAERRMDEPVRAEQAKEIQLMHRAPVVSVLVLDGRNIPLPEPLEVAHDLSKSPDMQGSHQLLVVSEEQFKVFTLPKVSSKLKLKLTALEGCRVRKVMVANFGSCKTDDYSENDLAVLTNLGDVQIISLPFLKLQIRYPCIRKEDVSGIASCVFTKYGQGFYLISPSEFERFSLSTKWLVEPRCVVDVPEVSSNNHMHSRSVMENASRKSRVSGRSSGDYGEDERNCGRLMDHALLNDEKVLREIQSTLEGGRGRDHIPTSQRNRTLTIRIQELCRKKFGKKSSRAQTK, translated from the exons ATATGGTGCTCCTGGGGTGGAGTTCATGGGTTtacatgaagaaaacaatactGTAATGCAGATTCACTTTATACCTGACCAG TGCCAGCTGGTGACATTACTGGATGATAACAGCTTGCATCTCTGGAGCCTGAAGCAGCACAGTGGAGCATGTGAGCTGCGGGAAGATCATCACTTCACATTGAAAGGGCCACCCGG CTCTCCGCCAAGTGCCACACAGATAACAGCTGTCCTTCCCCACTCCGCACGGGAAGTCCTGTACCTTGGCACAGAGAGCGGCAACATCTTCGTGGTGGAGCTGCCATCCTTCAGAGTCCTGGAGGATAAGACCATAACCtctgaggctgtgctgcagtg gatACCTGAAGATTACTGTAGCAGACGATCATGTGAATTGGTAGAAGCCCTTCGGGAGCATCCTAAAAACCCTGACCAGATCCTGATTGGGTACAGCAGGGGCTTGATTGTCCTCTGGGACCGGCAGAATAACAAAGTGACACATCATTTCCTGGGCAGCCAG CAACTGGAGAACCTCTACTGGCAGAGGGATGGCAGTATATTCATTAGTTGCCATTATGATGGAAGTTACACCCGGTGGCCAGTATCCAATGACAACAGGCAGTCTCTGCCTCTGGAAAACATTGTGCCTTATG GTCCTTTTCCGTGCAAGGCCATCTCCAAGATCTACTGGCAGACAACAAGGAATGG GCTTCCTTACGTTATATTCCAAGGAGGGATGCCCCGGGCTAGTTATGGTGACCGGCATAGTATCTCTGTTATCCATGGCAGCCAGCAAACAGCCTTTGACTTCACATCACGAGTGATAGACTTCTTTGTCATCTTCAGTTCAGAGCCTACTGCAG AGTCTGATGACCCTTCTGCTATGGTGGTGCTGGCAGAAGAAGAGCTGATAGTTATAGACTTAAAATCTGTAGGCTGGCCAGCAGTCCATCCTCCATACTTGGCTTCTCTCCACTGCTCAGCCATCACTTGCTCACACCATGTCTCCAACATCCCACTGAAACTCTGGGAGAGGATTATCAGTGCTGGGAGCAAGCAGAATGTTCACTACTCAAATATG CCATGGCCGATTGATGGTGGCACCAACATAGCTCCTGATCCTCCTCAGAGGGACTTGCTTCTAACAGG GCACGAAGATGGCACTGTGCGGTTTTGGGATGCATCTGGTGTCTGCTTACATCTCCTTTATAAGCTAAGCACAGTGAGAGTATTTCTCACAGATGCTGATCCCAATGATAATATGAACACAGTGGGTGAGGATGAATGGCCTCCACTTCGCAAG GTTGGTACTTTTGACCCTTATAGTGATGATCCTAGACTTGGGATCCAGAAGATCTACCTGTGTAAATACAGCGGATACTTGGCTGTAGCTGGTACAGCTGGGCAG gTACTGGTGATGGAACTGAATGATGAAGATGCAGAACATGTTGTTGATCAAGTTGAAGCAGATCTCTTGCAGGACCAAGAGGGCTATCGATGGAAAGGTCACGAGAAACTGAAGATTCGAGATGGACCTGTTCGATTTGAAGCTGGTTTTCAGCCTTTTGTCCTTGTCCAATGTCAACCACCAGCTGTTGTCACCTCATTGGCCCTTCACTCTGAATGGAAGCTTGTAGCCTTTGGTACTAGCCATGGGTTTGGGCTGTTTGATCACCAGCAGAAACGACTGGTTTTTGTCAA ATGTACACTTCATCCCAGTGATCAGTTGGCTTTAGAAGGCCCACTGTCTCGGGTGAAGTCCTTGAAAAAGTCCCTCCGTCAGTCATTCAGGCGGATTAGAAGAAGCCGAGTGTCCAGTAGGAAGCGGCGAGGAGGTGGTGGAAATACCTCAGAG ACACACGAAGCAAATGGCAAATTTGAACAAGACATGTTGCAGGAAATGGAACTGGCTCCAGTCCAGCGGAAGATTGAAGCCCGATCTGCAGAAGACTCTTTCACTGGCTTTGTGCGCACTTTATATTTTGCTGATACCTTCCTAAGAGACA GCTCCCGCCACTGCCCATCCTTGTGGGCAGGCACCAATGGAGGTACagtctttgccttctgtttacGTGTTCCGCCAGCAGAGAGAAGGATGGATGAACCTGTCAGGGCAGAGCAAG CCAAAGAAATTCAGCTGATGCACAGGGCTCCTGTTGTGAGTGTACTTGTCTTGGATGGGCGCAACATACCTCTCCCAGAACCTCTGGAAGTAGCACATGACCTTTCTAAGAGCCCTGATATGCAAGGCAGCCATCAACTACTGGTGGTATCCGAAGAGCAATTTAAG GTCTTTACACTGCCCAAGGTTAGCTCAAAACTGAAGCTCAAACTGACAGCACTGGAAGGCTGTAGAGTACGAAAAGTGATGGTTGCTAACTTTGGCAGCTGCAAGACTGATGATTACAGTGAAAATGACCTGGCTGTCCTGACTAACCTGGGAGATGTTCAGATCATCTCACTGCCCTTCCTGAAGTTACAGATTCGCTACCCTTGCATTCGTAAAGAGGATGTGAGTGGCATTGCATCCTGTGTTTTCACTAAATATGGCCAAG GCTTCTATCTCATCTCACCATCGGAGTTTGAGAGGTTTTCCCTTTCTACCAAATGGTTAGTGGAGCCCCGGTGTGTTGTGGATGTGCCAGAAGTTTCAAGCAACAATCACATGCACAGTAGGTCTGTCATGGAGAATGCTTCAAGAAAATCCAG ggTTTCAGGAAGAAGTTCAGGTGACTATGGAGAAGACG aaaggaattgTGGGAGGCTGATGGATCATGCCTTACTCAATGATGAAA AAGTTCTGAGGGAGATCCAAAGTACTCTGGAGGGGGGAAGAGG GAGAGATCACATTCCCACATCCCAAAGGAACAGGACTCTGACTATTCGCATACAG GAGCTATGCAGAAAGAAATTTGGCAAGAAGTCCAGTAGAGCACAGACTAAATAA
- the LLGL2 gene encoding LLGL scribble cell polarity complex component 2 isoform X6, with product MRRFLRPGHDPVRERLKRELFQFNKTVEHGFPHQPSALGYSPFLHLMAIGTRSGAIKLYGAPGVEFMGLHEENNTVMQIHFIPDQCQLVTLLDDNSLHLWSLKQHSGACELREDHHFTLKGPPGSPPSATQITAVLPHSAREVLYLGTESGNIFVVELPSFRVLEDKTITSEAVLQWIPEDYCSRRSCELVEALREHPKNPDQILIGYSRGLIVLWDRQNNKVTHHFLGSQQLENLYWQRDGSIFISCHYDGSYTRWPVSNDNRQSLPLENIVPYGPFPCKAISKIYWQTTRNGLPYVIFQGGMPRASYGDRHSISVIHGSQQTAFDFTSRVIDFFVIFSSEPTAESDDPSAMVVLAEEELIVIDLKSVGWPAVHPPYLASLHCSAITCSHHVSNIPLKLWERIISAGSKQNVHYSNMPWPIDGGTNIAPDPPQRDLLLTGHEDGTVRFWDASGVCLHLLYKLSTVRVFLTDADPNDNMNTVGEDEWPPLRKVGTFDPYSDDPRLGIQKIYLCKYSGYLAVAGTAGQVLVMELNDEDAEHVVDQVEADLLQDQEGYRWKGHEKLKIRDGPVRFEAGFQPFVLVQCQPPAVVTSLALHSEWKLVAFGTSHGFGLFDHQQKRLVFVKCTLHPSDQLALEGPLSRVKSLKKSLRQSFRRIRRSRVSSRKRRGGGGNTSETHEANGKFEQDMLQEMELAPVQRKIEARSAEDSFTGFVRTLYFADTFLRDSSRHCPSLWAGTNGGTVFAFCLRVPPAERRMDEPVRAEQAKEIQLMHRAPVVSVLVLDGRNIPLPEPLEVAHDLSKSPDMQGSHQLLVVSEEQFKVFTLPKVSSKLKLKLTALEGCRVRKVMVANFGSCKTDDYSENDLAVLTNLGDVQIISLPFLKLQIRYPCIRKEDVSGIASCVFTKYGQGFYLISPSEFERFSLSTKWLVEPRCVVDVPEVSSNNHMHSRSVMENASRKSRVSGRSSGDYGEDERNCGRLMDHALLNDEKVLREIQSTLEGGRGRDHIPTSQRNRTLTIRIQELCRKKFGKKSSRAQTK from the exons ATATGGTGCTCCTGGGGTGGAGTTCATGGGTTtacatgaagaaaacaatactGTAATGCAGATTCACTTTATACCTGACCAG TGCCAGCTGGTGACATTACTGGATGATAACAGCTTGCATCTCTGGAGCCTGAAGCAGCACAGTGGAGCATGTGAGCTGCGGGAAGATCATCACTTCACATTGAAAGGGCCACCCGG CTCTCCGCCAAGTGCCACACAGATAACAGCTGTCCTTCCCCACTCCGCACGGGAAGTCCTGTACCTTGGCACAGAGAGCGGCAACATCTTCGTGGTGGAGCTGCCATCCTTCAGAGTCCTGGAGGATAAGACCATAACCtctgaggctgtgctgcagtg gatACCTGAAGATTACTGTAGCAGACGATCATGTGAATTGGTAGAAGCCCTTCGGGAGCATCCTAAAAACCCTGACCAGATCCTGATTGGGTACAGCAGGGGCTTGATTGTCCTCTGGGACCGGCAGAATAACAAAGTGACACATCATTTCCTGGGCAGCCAG CAACTGGAGAACCTCTACTGGCAGAGGGATGGCAGTATATTCATTAGTTGCCATTATGATGGAAGTTACACCCGGTGGCCAGTATCCAATGACAACAGGCAGTCTCTGCCTCTGGAAAACATTGTGCCTTATG GTCCTTTTCCGTGCAAGGCCATCTCCAAGATCTACTGGCAGACAACAAGGAATGG GCTTCCTTACGTTATATTCCAAGGAGGGATGCCCCGGGCTAGTTATGGTGACCGGCATAGTATCTCTGTTATCCATGGCAGCCAGCAAACAGCCTTTGACTTCACATCACGAGTGATAGACTTCTTTGTCATCTTCAGTTCAGAGCCTACTGCAG AGTCTGATGACCCTTCTGCTATGGTGGTGCTGGCAGAAGAAGAGCTGATAGTTATAGACTTAAAATCTGTAGGCTGGCCAGCAGTCCATCCTCCATACTTGGCTTCTCTCCACTGCTCAGCCATCACTTGCTCACACCATGTCTCCAACATCCCACTGAAACTCTGGGAGAGGATTATCAGTGCTGGGAGCAAGCAGAATGTTCACTACTCAAATATG CCATGGCCGATTGATGGTGGCACCAACATAGCTCCTGATCCTCCTCAGAGGGACTTGCTTCTAACAGG GCACGAAGATGGCACTGTGCGGTTTTGGGATGCATCTGGTGTCTGCTTACATCTCCTTTATAAGCTAAGCACAGTGAGAGTATTTCTCACAGATGCTGATCCCAATGATAATATGAACACAGTGGGTGAGGATGAATGGCCTCCACTTCGCAAG GTTGGTACTTTTGACCCTTATAGTGATGATCCTAGACTTGGGATCCAGAAGATCTACCTGTGTAAATACAGCGGATACTTGGCTGTAGCTGGTACAGCTGGGCAG gTACTGGTGATGGAACTGAATGATGAAGATGCAGAACATGTTGTTGATCAAGTTGAAGCAGATCTCTTGCAGGACCAAGAGGGCTATCGATGGAAAGGTCACGAGAAACTGAAGATTCGAGATGGACCTGTTCGATTTGAAGCTGGTTTTCAGCCTTTTGTCCTTGTCCAATGTCAACCACCAGCTGTTGTCACCTCATTGGCCCTTCACTCTGAATGGAAGCTTGTAGCCTTTGGTACTAGCCATGGGTTTGGGCTGTTTGATCACCAGCAGAAACGACTGGTTTTTGTCAA ATGTACACTTCATCCCAGTGATCAGTTGGCTTTAGAAGGCCCACTGTCTCGGGTGAAGTCCTTGAAAAAGTCCCTCCGTCAGTCATTCAGGCGGATTAGAAGAAGCCGAGTGTCCAGTAGGAAGCGGCGAGGAGGTGGTGGAAATACCTCAGAG ACACACGAAGCAAATGGCAAATTTGAACAAGACATGTTGCAGGAAATGGAACTGGCTCCAGTCCAGCGGAAGATTGAAGCCCGATCTGCAGAAGACTCTTTCACTGGCTTTGTGCGCACTTTATATTTTGCTGATACCTTCCTAAGAGACA GCTCCCGCCACTGCCCATCCTTGTGGGCAGGCACCAATGGAGGTACagtctttgccttctgtttacGTGTTCCGCCAGCAGAGAGAAGGATGGATGAACCTGTCAGGGCAGAGCAAG CCAAAGAAATTCAGCTGATGCACAGGGCTCCTGTTGTGAGTGTACTTGTCTTGGATGGGCGCAACATACCTCTCCCAGAACCTCTGGAAGTAGCACATGACCTTTCTAAGAGCCCTGATATGCAAGGCAGCCATCAACTACTGGTGGTATCCGAAGAGCAATTTAAG GTCTTTACACTGCCCAAGGTTAGCTCAAAACTGAAGCTCAAACTGACAGCACTGGAAGGCTGTAGAGTACGAAAAGTGATGGTTGCTAACTTTGGCAGCTGCAAGACTGATGATTACAGTGAAAATGACCTGGCTGTCCTGACTAACCTGGGAGATGTTCAGATCATCTCACTGCCCTTCCTGAAGTTACAGATTCGCTACCCTTGCATTCGTAAAGAGGATGTGAGTGGCATTGCATCCTGTGTTTTCACTAAATATGGCCAAG GCTTCTATCTCATCTCACCATCGGAGTTTGAGAGGTTTTCCCTTTCTACCAAATGGTTAGTGGAGCCCCGGTGTGTTGTGGATGTGCCAGAAGTTTCAAGCAACAATCACATGCACAGTAGGTCTGTCATGGAGAATGCTTCAAGAAAATCCAG ggTTTCAGGAAGAAGTTCAGGTGACTATGGAGAAGACG aaaggaattgTGGGAGGCTGATGGATCATGCCTTACTCAATGATGAAA AAGTTCTGAGGGAGATCCAAAGTACTCTGGAGGGGGGAAGAGG GAGAGATCACATTCCCACATCCCAAAGGAACAGGACTCTGACTATTCGCATACAG GAGCTATGCAGAAAGAAATTTGGCAAGAAGTCCAGTAGAGCACAGACTAAATAA